The following proteins are encoded in a genomic region of Takifugu rubripes chromosome 9, fTakRub1.2, whole genome shotgun sequence:
- the pdf gene encoding peptide deformylase, mitochondrial produces the protein MTTKTLLLLSRLGLRLCTSKGAHGPCRAGPSSCLSHVSPHLLCSSSYSSSIKVRSYLQYMKHKIIPPPSPPYKHVCQVGDPVLRSRAAAVDPAAIRGAEIQKTINTLVKVMRKLDCVGLSAPQIGVPLRILALEYPEKMLEESSPASREARGLSAQPLRIFVNPHLRVLDGRTVLFQEACESISGYSATVPRYLSVEVSGLNEKGEDVTWQASGWPARILQHEMDHLDGVLYVDRMDSRTFLNINWQAFNE, from the exons ATGACCACAAAAACTCTTCTCCTGCTATCCAGACTGGGATTAAGACTTTGCACATCCAAAGGTGCACATGGTCCCTGCAGAGCTGGCCCCTCGAGTTGTCTTTCACACGTCTCTCCCCACTtgctctgctccagctcttacTCCAGCAGCATCAAGGTGCGCTCCTACCTTCAGTATATGAAACACAAGATcattccccctccctctcctccataCAAACACGTGTGCCAGGTGGGGGACCCGGTGCTGCGCTCGCGTGCAGCTGCTGTTGATCCTGCAGCTATTAGGGGCGCTGAAATCCAGAAGACCATCAACACTCTGGTGAAAGTAATGCGTAAACTTGACTGCGTGGGACTGAGCGCCCCACAGATTGGCGTGCCACTCCGGATCCTGGCCCTGGAATACCCAGAAAAGATGTTGGAAGAGAGTTCACCTGCATCGAGGGAAGCTCGTGGCCTTTCTGCTCAGCCTCTGAGGATCTTTGTAAATCCTCATCTGAGGGTCCTGGATGGACGGACTGTGCTCTTTCAGGAGGCATGTGAGAGCATCTCGGGCTACTCTGCTACAGTCCCACGCTACCTGTCTGTGGAAGTGTCTG GTCTGAATGAGAAGGGGGAAGATGTTACCTGGCAAGCCAGTGGCTGGCCAGCTCGAATCCTCCAGCACGAGATGGATCACCTGGACGGAGTCCTCTACGTTGACCGCATGGACAGCAGGACCTTCCTCAATATTAACTGGCAGGCATTCAACGAATAG
- the LOC105416869 gene encoding uncharacterized protein gives METPLRIIEYIWAHRMEDVLEDVDPSEWPDMDSQPLSLEDAGRLRVVSAKVHSIVKNRDKEHFERVVNFLEDTYRLLPTLVAPIKHMKIVFGLKTMIIMWMLKQERGMIDIMFKINQFFPSRLPQYQNQCSQREMFLMKKNHLDFKDLAQSLAMDKVKLERYVTNQMQEQYGEHYAQKVEDRLLQYLQKLETVLPGDAYIDKILKKESPVSEEEKLLLDVVASDPATIATTLKKLLQCEVTFLDLGKELSEHRRKGPQLSRPPLRTSLKAKNSKDDVQFQGREEAAVPGVPVDGPLLLENEKDSASRPPHQTKGDGRRAERVEEVRANSEELIQGSSEDRREAHRLPQFCSKHQRWVKSILQECPEERSDNELRRANVWPSPPLFPSSSSSSQDLTSSDLIPYPAGQQHPISDTSGQLQTPEETCEKASSKDQMTSGSSSCDSAQSRLLLRPASCRDTRVSPSVRLVDLASGSSELYFKLHNSFPSHSATATHHQEASVPSNRARRSPPHQSPGSSGLLQGATSNSLKNKHDAGSDPGNGSSSPSATAANTHLPRRPSGSDEHLTRDASTSPCQPATVPAHSGGNRIPPSIKSCQRNVPVDSTRVFPHALPQLSSTPKDARDGALAGRFLRAPLRLSLPSQAVLLRSKLLQPRVSVGRLSSQHCYQATGGRSSSGYEQRVAHSSRDSEDRGTEEEENGDSSFDLNLLYSSLSSSSGGEDSTLLDPDYKPCIKKKRLLLEYEAARNLL, from the exons ATGGAAACACCGCTGCGGATCATAGAGTATATCTGGGCTCACAGGATGGAAGATGTGCTGGAAG ATGTGGACCCCTCAGAATGGCCAGACATGGATTCTCAGCCTCTGAGCCTCGAGGACGCCGGGAGGCTGCGTGTTGTCTCTGCCAAGGTCCATTCTATCGTGAAGAACCGCGACAAAGAACACTTTGAGAGAGTCGTGAACTTCTTGGAAGACACATACAGACTTCTGCCCACACTTGTGGCTCCCATCAAACACATGAAGATCGTCTTTGGCCTGAAAACAATG ATCATAATGTGGATGCTGAAGCAAGAAAGAGGAATGATTGATATCATGTTCAAAATCAATCAGTTCTTTCCAAGTAGACTACCTCAGTATCAAAACCAGTGT AGCCAACGCGAGATGTTCCTCATGAAGAAGAATCATCTGGACTTTAAGGATTTGGCCCAGTCACTTGCTATGGACAAGGTCAAGCTTGAACGTTATGTGACG AATCAAATGCAGGAGCAGTATGGGGAGCATTATGCCCAGAAAGTAGAGGACAGGCTGCTGCAGTACCTGCAAAAACTGGAAACTGTTTTACCAGGAGATGCATACATCGACAAG ATCCTGAAGAAAGAAAGCCCGGTGagtgaagaggagaagctgttgTTGGACGTAGTTGCCTCTGACCCGGCAACCATAGCAACGACTCtcaagaagctgctgcagtgtg AAGTTACTTTCTTGGATCTTGGCAAAGAGTTGTCAGAACACCGGAGAAAAGGTCCCCAGCTCTCAAGGCCTCCCCTGCGCACTTCGCTAAAGGCTAAAAACTCCAAAGATGACGTCCAGTTCCAGGGgagagaagaagcagctgtcCCTGGCGTCCCTGTGGACGGCCCTCTGTTGTTGGAGAATGAAAAGGATTCAGCCTCTAGACCTCCTCACCAAACAAAGGGTGATGGTCGGAGGGccgagagggtggaggaggtgagggccAACTCTGAGGAGCTCATTCAGGGAAGCAGTGAGGATCGTCGTGAGGCTCATCGCCTCCCTCAGTTCTGCTCCAAGCATCAGCGCTGGGTGAAGAGCATCCTGCAGGAGTGTCCCGAGGAGCGCTCTGACAACGAGCTCCGCCGGGCTAATGTTTGGCCGTCCCCACCTCTCTtcccttcatcttcatcatcatcgcaGGACCTCACTTCCTCGGATCTCATCCCGTATCCAGCCGGTCAGCAGCATCCGATATCGGACACCTCTGGTCAGCTTCAGACGCCAGAAGAGACATGTGAGAAAGCGAGCTCTAAAGATCAGATGACCTCTGGATCGTCTTCGTGCGACTCCGCTCAAAGCCGGCTGCTGCTCCGGCCCGCTTCCTGTCGAGACACTCGGGTGTCTCCCAGCGTCAGGCTGGTAGATTTGGCCTCTGGGAGCTCTGAGCTCTATTTCAAACTTCACAACTCATTTCCGAGTCACTCCGCCACAGCTACTCACCATCAGGAAGCTTCCGTTCCCAGTAATCGTGCACGGCGCTCTCCACCGCACCAAAGTCCAGGAAGCTCCGGTCTGCTTCAGGGAGCAACGTCCAACTCTCTAAAGAATAAACACGATGCGGGGTCAGATCCTGGGAATGGCAGCTCTTCCCCCTCTGCCACGGCCGCAAACACTCATCTCCCACGTCGTCCCTCTGGGTCTGATGAGCATCTCACAAGAGATGCATCAACGTCTCCCTGCCAGCCAGCGACAGTTCCTGCTCACTCTGGGGGAAACAGAATCCCTCCGTCCATCAAATCATGCCAACGAAATGTCCCCGTCGACTCCACCCGGGTGTTTCCCCACGCTCTCCCACAACTCTCGTCTACACCTAAAGATGCGCGTGATGGAGCCCTCGCCGGCAGGTTTCTGAGAGCTCCACTGAGGTTGTCCTTACCCAGCCAGGCTGTGCTGCTGCGCTCCAAGCTGCTCCAGCCTCGGGTGAGTGTCGGCAGGCTCAGCTCCCAGCACTGTTACCAAGCAACCGGTGGGAGATCGTCCAGCGGGTACGAGCAGCGAGTGGCTCACAGCAGCAGGGACAGcgaggacagggggacagaagaggaagagaacggCGATTCTTCTTTTGACCTCAACCTCCTTTACTCCAGTTTGTCCTCGAGCAGCGGGGGGGAGGACTCGACCCTCCTGGACCCGGACTACAAGCCTTGcatcaaaaagaaaagacttcTGTTAGAGTACGAGGCGGCACGGAACCTCCTGTAG
- the tat gene encoding tyrosine aminotransferase isoform X1, with product MALPSSCTNGNSWMDNKAYLVQMNGNGVHGKNPVNSKTPNGTGVTGSGLHRLSGNGSLYPTKVKSRRLRWDVKPSEMANNTLNPIRAIVDGMKLTPNPDKPMIALSIGDPTVFGNLPTDDTVIQAMKDAIDSQKYNGYAPSIGYLKSRQALANFYSSPEAPLTAEDVILTSGCSQAIDLAISVLCNPGDNILVPCPGFSLYKTLAVSMGIEVKLYNLLPEKSWEADLKHLESLIDERTSCLIVTNPSNPCGSVFTKEHIQKILKVASRHCVPILADEIYGNMVFPGCSCPSLASLSSDVPILSCGGLAKRWLVPGWRMGWILIHDRNNVFGPALHQGLVKLSQRILGACSIIQGALESILNNTPQSFYNNTIGFLKSNSEICFNELSTVPGLNPIMPSGAMYLMVGIEMDHFPDFKGDVDFTEHLVTEQSVFCLPASAFEYPNFFRIVVTVPEELMVEACGRIREFCQRHYRPSSCNSNDLDQ from the exons ATGGCGCTGCCCTCGTCCTGCACCAATGGAAATTCATG GATGGACAACAAGGCTTACCTGGTACAGATGAACGGAAATGGAGTCCATGGAAAAAACCCGGTCAACAGCAAAACCCCAAATGGGACGGGAGTCACTGGGAGCGGCCTTCACCGCCTCAGTGGAAACGGCAGTTTGTATCCCACCAAAGTCAAGAGCCGCAGGCTGAGGTGGGACGTGAAGCCCTCTGAGATGGCCAACAACACACTCAACCCCATCAGGGCCATCGTGGACGGGATGAAGCTCACGCCAAACCCCGACAAACCCATGATCGCGTTATCCATCG GTGATCCAACTGTTTTTGGAAACCTTCCGACCGATGACACGGTCATTCAGGCCATGAAAGACGCCATCGACTCTCAGAAATACAACGGCTATGCGCCGTCCATTG GTTACCTGAAGAGCCGCCAGGCCTTGGCCAACTTTTACAGCTCCCCAGAGGCTCcactgacagcagag GATGTGATTTTGACCAGCGGCTGCAGTCAGGCCATTGACCTGGCGATCAGTGTTCTGTGTAACCCAGGGGACAACATCCTGGTCCCATGCCCTGGTTTCTCCTTATATAAGACTCTTGCTGTTTCAATGGGCATCGAGGTCAAACTCTACAACCTGCTG CCAGAGAAGTCTTGGGAGGCTGACCTCAAACACCTGGAGAGCCTGATCGACGAGAGGACTTCCTGCCTGATTGTTACCAATCCCTCCAACCCCTGTGGCTCCGTCTTCACCAAAGAGCACATTCAGAAGATCCTCAAAG TGGCCTCCAGACATTGCGTCCCCATTCTGGCAGATGAAATCTATGGAAATATG GTCTTCCCAGGCTGCAGTTGTCCGTCCTTGGCGTCTCTCAGCAGCGATGTCCCCATACTCTCCTGCGGGGGTTTGGCTAAACGCTGGCTGGTCCCCGGATGGAGGATGGGGTGGATCCTCATCCACGACAGGAATAACGTGTTTGGACCTGCG CTCCACCAGGGCCTGGTGAAACTGAGCCAGCGTATCCTGGGTGCATGCAGCATCATCCAGGGTGCTCTGGAGAGCATCCTCAACAACACGCCTCAGAGCTTTTACAACAACACCATTGGCTTCCTAAAG tCCAACTCTGAGATTTGTTTTAATGAGCTGTCGACCGTCCCTGGCCTGAACCCCATCATGCCTTCAGGAGCCATGTACCTCATG GTGGGGATTGAAATGGATCATTTCCCAGATTTCAAGGGTGATGTGGACTTTACTGAGCACTTGGTGACGGAGCAGTCTGtcttctgtctgcctgcttcA GCGTTCGAGTATCCCAACTTCTTTCGGATCGTGGTGACAGTGCCAGAGGAGCTGATGGTGGAAGCGTGCGGTCGCATCAGGGAGTTCTGTCAGCGCCATTATCGTCCCAGTAGCTGCAACAGCAACGATCTCGACCAGTGA
- the tat gene encoding tyrosine aminotransferase isoform X2 codes for MEIHGSRMDNKAYLVQMNGNGVHGKNPVNSKTPNGTGVTGSGLHRLSGNGSLYPTKVKSRRLRWDVKPSEMANNTLNPIRAIVDGMKLTPNPDKPMIALSIGDPTVFGNLPTDDTVIQAMKDAIDSQKYNGYAPSIGYLKSRQALANFYSSPEAPLTAEDVILTSGCSQAIDLAISVLCNPGDNILVPCPGFSLYKTLAVSMGIEVKLYNLLPEKSWEADLKHLESLIDERTSCLIVTNPSNPCGSVFTKEHIQKILKVASRHCVPILADEIYGNMVFPGCSCPSLASLSSDVPILSCGGLAKRWLVPGWRMGWILIHDRNNVFGPALHQGLVKLSQRILGACSIIQGALESILNNTPQSFYNNTIGFLKSNSEICFNELSTVPGLNPIMPSGAMYLMVGIEMDHFPDFKGDVDFTEHLVTEQSVFCLPASAFEYPNFFRIVVTVPEELMVEACGRIREFCQRHYRPSSCNSNDLDQ; via the exons ATGGAAATTCATG GTTCTAGGATGGACAACAAGGCTTACCTGGTACAGATGAACGGAAATGGAGTCCATGGAAAAAACCCGGTCAACAGCAAAACCCCAAATGGGACGGGAGTCACTGGGAGCGGCCTTCACCGCCTCAGTGGAAACGGCAGTTTGTATCCCACCAAAGTCAAGAGCCGCAGGCTGAGGTGGGACGTGAAGCCCTCTGAGATGGCCAACAACACACTCAACCCCATCAGGGCCATCGTGGACGGGATGAAGCTCACGCCAAACCCCGACAAACCCATGATCGCGTTATCCATCG GTGATCCAACTGTTTTTGGAAACCTTCCGACCGATGACACGGTCATTCAGGCCATGAAAGACGCCATCGACTCTCAGAAATACAACGGCTATGCGCCGTCCATTG GTTACCTGAAGAGCCGCCAGGCCTTGGCCAACTTTTACAGCTCCCCAGAGGCTCcactgacagcagag GATGTGATTTTGACCAGCGGCTGCAGTCAGGCCATTGACCTGGCGATCAGTGTTCTGTGTAACCCAGGGGACAACATCCTGGTCCCATGCCCTGGTTTCTCCTTATATAAGACTCTTGCTGTTTCAATGGGCATCGAGGTCAAACTCTACAACCTGCTG CCAGAGAAGTCTTGGGAGGCTGACCTCAAACACCTGGAGAGCCTGATCGACGAGAGGACTTCCTGCCTGATTGTTACCAATCCCTCCAACCCCTGTGGCTCCGTCTTCACCAAAGAGCACATTCAGAAGATCCTCAAAG TGGCCTCCAGACATTGCGTCCCCATTCTGGCAGATGAAATCTATGGAAATATG GTCTTCCCAGGCTGCAGTTGTCCGTCCTTGGCGTCTCTCAGCAGCGATGTCCCCATACTCTCCTGCGGGGGTTTGGCTAAACGCTGGCTGGTCCCCGGATGGAGGATGGGGTGGATCCTCATCCACGACAGGAATAACGTGTTTGGACCTGCG CTCCACCAGGGCCTGGTGAAACTGAGCCAGCGTATCCTGGGTGCATGCAGCATCATCCAGGGTGCTCTGGAGAGCATCCTCAACAACACGCCTCAGAGCTTTTACAACAACACCATTGGCTTCCTAAAG tCCAACTCTGAGATTTGTTTTAATGAGCTGTCGACCGTCCCTGGCCTGAACCCCATCATGCCTTCAGGAGCCATGTACCTCATG GTGGGGATTGAAATGGATCATTTCCCAGATTTCAAGGGTGATGTGGACTTTACTGAGCACTTGGTGACGGAGCAGTCTGtcttctgtctgcctgcttcA GCGTTCGAGTATCCCAACTTCTTTCGGATCGTGGTGACAGTGCCAGAGGAGCTGATGGTGGAAGCGTGCGGTCGCATCAGGGAGTTCTGTCAGCGCCATTATCGTCCCAGTAGCTGCAACAGCAACGATCTCGACCAGTGA
- the tat gene encoding tyrosine aminotransferase isoform X3: MDNKAYLVQMNGNGVHGKNPVNSKTPNGTGVTGSGLHRLSGNGSLYPTKVKSRRLRWDVKPSEMANNTLNPIRAIVDGMKLTPNPDKPMIALSIGDPTVFGNLPTDDTVIQAMKDAIDSQKYNGYAPSIGYLKSRQALANFYSSPEAPLTAEDVILTSGCSQAIDLAISVLCNPGDNILVPCPGFSLYKTLAVSMGIEVKLYNLLPEKSWEADLKHLESLIDERTSCLIVTNPSNPCGSVFTKEHIQKILKVASRHCVPILADEIYGNMVFPGCSCPSLASLSSDVPILSCGGLAKRWLVPGWRMGWILIHDRNNVFGPALHQGLVKLSQRILGACSIIQGALESILNNTPQSFYNNTIGFLKSNSEICFNELSTVPGLNPIMPSGAMYLMVGIEMDHFPDFKGDVDFTEHLVTEQSVFCLPASAFEYPNFFRIVVTVPEELMVEACGRIREFCQRHYRPSSCNSNDLDQ; this comes from the exons ATGGACAACAAGGCTTACCTGGTACAGATGAACGGAAATGGAGTCCATGGAAAAAACCCGGTCAACAGCAAAACCCCAAATGGGACGGGAGTCACTGGGAGCGGCCTTCACCGCCTCAGTGGAAACGGCAGTTTGTATCCCACCAAAGTCAAGAGCCGCAGGCTGAGGTGGGACGTGAAGCCCTCTGAGATGGCCAACAACACACTCAACCCCATCAGGGCCATCGTGGACGGGATGAAGCTCACGCCAAACCCCGACAAACCCATGATCGCGTTATCCATCG GTGATCCAACTGTTTTTGGAAACCTTCCGACCGATGACACGGTCATTCAGGCCATGAAAGACGCCATCGACTCTCAGAAATACAACGGCTATGCGCCGTCCATTG GTTACCTGAAGAGCCGCCAGGCCTTGGCCAACTTTTACAGCTCCCCAGAGGCTCcactgacagcagag GATGTGATTTTGACCAGCGGCTGCAGTCAGGCCATTGACCTGGCGATCAGTGTTCTGTGTAACCCAGGGGACAACATCCTGGTCCCATGCCCTGGTTTCTCCTTATATAAGACTCTTGCTGTTTCAATGGGCATCGAGGTCAAACTCTACAACCTGCTG CCAGAGAAGTCTTGGGAGGCTGACCTCAAACACCTGGAGAGCCTGATCGACGAGAGGACTTCCTGCCTGATTGTTACCAATCCCTCCAACCCCTGTGGCTCCGTCTTCACCAAAGAGCACATTCAGAAGATCCTCAAAG TGGCCTCCAGACATTGCGTCCCCATTCTGGCAGATGAAATCTATGGAAATATG GTCTTCCCAGGCTGCAGTTGTCCGTCCTTGGCGTCTCTCAGCAGCGATGTCCCCATACTCTCCTGCGGGGGTTTGGCTAAACGCTGGCTGGTCCCCGGATGGAGGATGGGGTGGATCCTCATCCACGACAGGAATAACGTGTTTGGACCTGCG CTCCACCAGGGCCTGGTGAAACTGAGCCAGCGTATCCTGGGTGCATGCAGCATCATCCAGGGTGCTCTGGAGAGCATCCTCAACAACACGCCTCAGAGCTTTTACAACAACACCATTGGCTTCCTAAAG tCCAACTCTGAGATTTGTTTTAATGAGCTGTCGACCGTCCCTGGCCTGAACCCCATCATGCCTTCAGGAGCCATGTACCTCATG GTGGGGATTGAAATGGATCATTTCCCAGATTTCAAGGGTGATGTGGACTTTACTGAGCACTTGGTGACGGAGCAGTCTGtcttctgtctgcctgcttcA GCGTTCGAGTATCCCAACTTCTTTCGGATCGTGGTGACAGTGCCAGAGGAGCTGATGGTGGAAGCGTGCGGTCGCATCAGGGAGTTCTGTCAGCGCCATTATCGTCCCAGTAGCTGCAACAGCAACGATCTCGACCAGTGA
- the LOC101072252 gene encoding aldo-keto reductase family 1 member B1 isoform X1 produces the protein MTNQRVAQTIELNDGTRMPLLGLGTGKASNLLPSTVQGAVETGIAAGFRHIDTAYCYQNEADVGKALKSKMKQGVIRRQDMFIVSKLWGTHHAPEDIPVCLNKSLADLQLDYVDLYLINFPVGLQKMGDELFPQKNGQILTSDVDYVDVWKGMEALQASGKVKSIGVSNFSILQLERLLSRCKVPPAVNQVELHPYLVQTDMIEFCRSKNIALIAFSPLGSPGRPPEMLNEASDPHRILEDPVVAAIAQKHKRSPSQVLLRYHVQQGVAVIPKSSRSHHILENTKIFDFALTEDDMAVLRGLNRGWRASTKEELKSHPYYPFG, from the exons ATGACGAACCAACGGGTGGCCCAGACCATAGAGCTGAACGATGGCACTCGAATGCCCCTCCTGGGTCTGGGCACAGGGAAG GCCTCCAATCTTCTCCCCTCCACAGTCCAGGGTGCAGTAGAAACCGGCATCGCCGCCGGTTTTCGCCACATTGACACAGCTTACTGTTATCAGAATGAAGCTGATGTTGGTAAGGCACTGAAATCCAAGATGAAGCAGGGTGTCATCAGGCGACAGGACATGTTCATCGTCAGTAAG TTGTGGGGCACTCATCATGCTCCAGAGGACATCCCTGTCTGCCTGAACAAGTCTCTAGCTGATCTGCAGCTGGATTACGTGGATCTTTACCTTATCAATTTCCCAGTTGGCCTCCAG AAAATGGGTGATGAGCTCTTCCCCCAGAAGAATGGACAGATTCTGACCTCTGATGTCGACTATGTGGATGTATGGAAG GGGATGGAGGCTCTACAAGCCTCGGGGAAGGTGAAGAGCATCGGTGTGTCCAACTTCAGCATCCTCCAGCTGGAGCGGCTACTTTCCAGGTGTAAGGTTCCTCCCGCTGTCAACCAG GTGGAGCTGCATCCCTACCTGGTTCAGACAGACATGATCGAGTTCTGCAGATCCAAGAACATTGCCCTGATTGCTTTCAGCCCCCTCGGATCACCGGGGAGACCTCCAGAAAT GTTAAATGAAGCCAGCGACCCACACAGGATCCTGGAGGACCCGGTGGTGGCAGCAATCGCCCAGAAGCACAAGCGAAGCCCTTCGCAG gtgctgctgaggtACCACGTCCAGCAGGGTGTGGCAGTCATCccaaagagcagcaggtctCATCACATCCTGGAGAACACCAAG ATCTTCGACTTTGCTCTGACCGAAGACGACATGGCGGTGTTGAGGGGACTCAACCGGGGTTGGCGAGCCAGCACGAAGGAAGA GTTAAAGTCGCATCCCTATTACCCCTTCGGGTGA
- the LOC101072252 gene encoding aldo-keto reductase family 1 member B1 isoform X2: MTNQRVAQTIELNDGTRMPLLGLGTGKNEADVGKALKSKMKQGVIRRQDMFIVSKLWGTHHAPEDIPVCLNKSLADLQLDYVDLYLINFPVGLQKMGDELFPQKNGQILTSDVDYVDVWKGMEALQASGKVKSIGVSNFSILQLERLLSRCKVPPAVNQVELHPYLVQTDMIEFCRSKNIALIAFSPLGSPGRPPEMLNEASDPHRILEDPVVAAIAQKHKRSPSQVLLRYHVQQGVAVIPKSSRSHHILENTKIFDFALTEDDMAVLRGLNRGWRASTKEELKSHPYYPFG; encoded by the exons ATGACGAACCAACGGGTGGCCCAGACCATAGAGCTGAACGATGGCACTCGAATGCCCCTCCTGGGTCTGGGCACAGGGAAG AATGAAGCTGATGTTGGTAAGGCACTGAAATCCAAGATGAAGCAGGGTGTCATCAGGCGACAGGACATGTTCATCGTCAGTAAG TTGTGGGGCACTCATCATGCTCCAGAGGACATCCCTGTCTGCCTGAACAAGTCTCTAGCTGATCTGCAGCTGGATTACGTGGATCTTTACCTTATCAATTTCCCAGTTGGCCTCCAG AAAATGGGTGATGAGCTCTTCCCCCAGAAGAATGGACAGATTCTGACCTCTGATGTCGACTATGTGGATGTATGGAAG GGGATGGAGGCTCTACAAGCCTCGGGGAAGGTGAAGAGCATCGGTGTGTCCAACTTCAGCATCCTCCAGCTGGAGCGGCTACTTTCCAGGTGTAAGGTTCCTCCCGCTGTCAACCAG GTGGAGCTGCATCCCTACCTGGTTCAGACAGACATGATCGAGTTCTGCAGATCCAAGAACATTGCCCTGATTGCTTTCAGCCCCCTCGGATCACCGGGGAGACCTCCAGAAAT GTTAAATGAAGCCAGCGACCCACACAGGATCCTGGAGGACCCGGTGGTGGCAGCAATCGCCCAGAAGCACAAGCGAAGCCCTTCGCAG gtgctgctgaggtACCACGTCCAGCAGGGTGTGGCAGTCATCccaaagagcagcaggtctCATCACATCCTGGAGAACACCAAG ATCTTCGACTTTGCTCTGACCGAAGACGACATGGCGGTGTTGAGGGGACTCAACCGGGGTTGGCGAGCCAGCACGAAGGAAGA GTTAAAGTCGCATCCCTATTACCCCTTCGGGTGA